One window from the genome of Salvelinus sp. IW2-2015 linkage group LG30, ASM291031v2, whole genome shotgun sequence encodes:
- the LOC111955379 gene encoding small integral membrane protein 13, whose amino-acid sequence MWQSVGLTVLVIVATLVCALLFMVFGWYVVWQLFLSKFKFLREMLGDTGSPQTETQPSESKSKRTSPPTQRQRLKTARQRVVPPESTT is encoded by the exons ATGTGGCAAAGCGTTGGTCTAACTGTGCTTGTTATTGTGGCCACCCTCGTGTGCGCGTTGCTCTTCATGGTGTTTG GTTGGTATGTTGTCTGGCAGCTCTTCCTGTCCAAGTTCAAGTTCCTGCGTGAGATGTTGGGCGACACCGGATCTCCACAGACAGAGACCCAGCCGTCCGAATCAAAGAGCAAGCGTACCTCTCCTCCAACCCAACGCCAGAGGCTCAAGACTGCCCGCCAGAGGGTCGTTCCTCCTGAAAGCACTACATAG
- the nedd9 gene encoding enhancer of filamentation 1, which produces MKYKNLMAKALYDNVPESPEELAFRKGDILTIIEQNTGGLEGWWLCSLHGRQGIAPGNRLKLLIGPMFDTQSPAAQSSPTGSAYQQKVGVSSSQGLYQVPPSQSPGQQGIYQVPPGQDVYQVPPQRSALAADNTPSKVVTPTQVGQSYAYSPGQHTQQDLYDVPPMRPQGVYDIPPGKIMGSPYPGQHCNSPSQGGVYDVPQSTQMDPRTQGVYDIPPSTQRVYSVPPCRNTPALQEGNYDFPQPLKQHKQQEGIYDVPPPTLTKPSPSPQSNYDFPPSSEPIGPHHLQRPVASDNEGIYDVPPPAHQLSGAGPRGDLYDIPRGMQQPPSQHRSTPQERDRDRGKGQGVYDIPPALGDMTDGVNRLSFSSTGSTRSSMSTSSTSTVSSAEGRLALDVDQAVQRLYRLQQAVEASVGALQTLASSSHWRTYPFMERHTNEVRTVLDRVRAALADFVVFGRGAVANATALSDPSLHSKLRRQLGRLEDSQQIILQTYQSLENCGWALNALATSSSTKHQIKSDNLDRFFMVSRTVPDDAKQLASSVGGNAELLFRRAPTMDGSSYPRGGTPEEAVIHPLTSPSSDSDNYVGQTKPFPVPSNQDKGNMNNSEKCVKSWMEDYDYVHLQGKEDFERQQKELLEKENIIKQSKVQLGQEQMTQFKQLEQEVIKPVENDITQWISQQHPTGPSSSPSDSSSSPSTSLAGGGAQLCGRDRQLLGFYAEQCQQHFVTLLNAVDAFFGCVGAGQPPRIFVAHSKFVILSAHKLVFIGDTLSRQAATPEVANRVMNSSNVLCDLLKTVVGATKTAALHYPNTAAVQDMVDRVTDLSHHAQQFKEQLLQMAAL; this is translated from the exons aaCCTGATGGCCAAGGCGTTGTACGACAACGTCCCGGAGTCCCCGGAGGAGTTGGCCTTCCGGAAGGGAGACATCCTAACGATCATTGAGCAGAACACGGGCGGCCTTGAGGGCTGGTGGCTCTGCTCGCTGCATGGGCGCCAGGGTATCGCCCCCGGCAACCGCCTCAAGCTGCTGATTGGTCCCATGTTCGACACCCAGTCCCCGGCCGCCCAATCGTCACCTACGGGCTCAGCCTACCAGCAGAAGGTGGGCGTGTCGTCGTCCCAGGGGCTGTACCAGGTGCCGCCCTCCCAGAGCCCGGGTCAGCAGGGCATCTACCAGGTGCCTCCAGGGCAGGATGTCTACCAGGTCCCTCCACAGAGGAGCGCCCTGGCTGCAGACAACACCCCCAGCAAG GTGGTGACCCCAACACAAGTGGGACAGTCATACGCCTACAGCCCTGGTCAGCACACCCAACAGGACCTCTATGACGTTCCTCCCATGAGACCACAGGGG GTGTAYGACATTCCTCCTGGAAAAATTATGGGATCGCCTTATCCTGGACAACATTGCAATTCTCCGTCCCAAGGAGGAGTCTATGATGTTCCCCAATCCACTCAGATGGACCCCCGCACACAAGGGGTTTACGATATCCCTCCCTCTACGCAAAGG GTGTACTCTGTGCCTCCCTGCCGGAACACCCCAGCCCTCCAGGAGGGGAACTACGATTTCCCCCAGCCtctcaaacaacacaaacaacaggaGGGCATCTACGACGTACCCCCACCCACCCTCACCAAACCCTCCCCGTCCCCCCAGTCCAATTATGACTTTCCCCCCAGCTCCGAGCCAATTGGACCCCACCACCTCCAACGCCCTGTCGCCAGCGACAACGAAGGCATCTACGATGTTCCGCCCCCCGCCCACCAGCTCTCAGGGGCGGGGCCTCGTGGCGATCTGTATGATATCCCCAGGGGGATGCAGCAGCCCCCCTCCCAGCACCGCTCCACCCcccaggagagggacagggacagagggaaGGGCCAGGGCGTATATGACATCCCACCTGCTCTGGGGGACATGACAGACGGGGTGAACCGCCTGTCCTTCTCCAGCACCGGCTCCACACGCAGCTCCatgtccacctcctccacctccacggTCTCCAGCGCTGAGGGCCGGCTGGCCCTAGATGTGGACCAGGCAGTCCAGAGGCTGTACCGCCTGCAGCAGGCCGTGGAGGCCTCTGTGGGGGCCCTGCAGACCCTGGCCTCCTCCTCCCACTGGAGGACTTACCCCTTCATGGAGCGCCACACCAACGAGGTGCGCACCGTGCTGGACAGGGTGCGGGCGGCCCTGGCGGACTTTGTGGTATTTGGCAGGGGTGCTGTGGCCAACGCCACAGCCCTGTCGGATCCCAGCCTGCACAGTAAGCTGAGGAGGCAGCTGGGAAGGCTGGAGGACTCCCAGCAGATCATCCTGCAGACCTACCAGAGCCTGGAGAACTGCGGCTGGGCCCTCAACGCCCTGGCCACCTCCAGCAGCACCAAGCACCAGATCAAGAGTGACAACCTGGACCGCTTCTTTATGGTGTCCAGGACGGTGCCCGACGATGCCAAACAGCTGGCCTCCTCCGTGGGGGGTAACGCCGAGCTGCTCTTCAGGCGGGCGCCAACCATGGATGGGTCCTCCTACCCCAGGGGGGGCACGCCAGAGGAAGCCGTTATCCATCCTCTCACCTCCCCGTCCTCGGACAGCGACAACTACGTAGGCCAGACCAAGCCCTTTCCTGTGCCCTCCAACCAAGACAAAGGCAACATGAACAATAGTGAGAAATGTGTGAAGAGCTGGATGGAGGACTATGACTACGTCCATCTGCAG GGCAAAGAGGACTTTGAGCGGCAGCAGAARGAGCTCCTGGAGAAAGAGAACATCATTAAGCAGAGCAAGGTACAGCTGGGACAGGAACAG ATGACCCAGTTCAAACAGTTGGAGCAAGAGGTGATCAAACCAGTGGAGAATGACATCACGCAGTGGATCTCCCAGCAGCACCCGACaggcccctcctcctccccttcagactcttcctcctctccttccacttcCCTGGCTGGCGGCGGGGCCCAGCTGTGTGGGCGGGACCGTCAGCTGCTGGGCTTCTATGCGGAGCAGTGCCAGCAGCACTTTGTCACGTTGCTCAACGCAGTGGACGCTTTCTTCGGCTGCGTGGGCGCCGGCCAGCCGCCGCGCATCTTCGTGGCGCACAGCAAGTTCGTCATCCTCAGCGCCCACAAACTGGTGTTCATCGGTGACACCCTGTCCAGGCAGGCAGCCACGCCCGAGGTGGCCAACCGGGTGATGAACTCTAGCAATGTGCTTTGCGACCTGCTGAAGACTGTGGTGGGAGCCACTAAGACGGCCGCGTTGCACTACCCCAACACAGCCGCCGTTCAGGACATGGTGGACAGAGTCACGGATCTCTCACACCACGCTCAACAGTTCAAAGAACAGCTGCTGCAGATGGCTGCTTTGTGA